One Defluviimonas sp. SAOS-178_SWC DNA window includes the following coding sequences:
- a CDS encoding ABC transporter ATP-binding protein, translating to MKAGDMIDAFRPAEGPPPRNLGGFFLWCLSGAWWPLILAAVLSAVAGTMEVVTAWFLGAIVDAAEAGNPSAILSDHWMLLAGFAVFLVILRPVAFGLSAASNSVIVQPNVLPLVLSRLHRWTLGQAVTFFDNDFAGRIAQKQMQAARAVTDVASESINTIAFALASLAGSVVFLMTIDGWMALALGVWIVAYLLLIRAFLPKVRGKSAARAGARAMVTGQVVDTITNIKTVKLFAHAEHEDKAALRAMSGFRDTALDFGVLSAWFRLALMTIAGLLPLILIGGALLLWTRGTATTGDIAAAGTISIRIAQMTGWVSFTLMSIYASIGEVEDGIRTLTPPHTLTDAAGAEELGRIKGEVRFDDVSFAYGRANGGLDHVNLTIRPGEKLGIVGASGAGKSTLVALLLRLYDAENGRILVDGHDVRAVTQESLRRQIAMVTQETAMFNRSARDNIYYGRPAATEEEMIAAAKAAEADEFIHRLQDHKGRKGYEAYLGERGVKLSGGQRQRIALARAFLKDAPILVLDEATSALDSEVEAQVQGALHRVMQGKTVLAIAHRLSTIAEMDRIVVLDQGRLVEEGSHAELLARGGLYARYWNRQSGGFIGTEEAAE from the coding sequence ATGAAGGCTGGTGACATGATCGACGCCTTCCGTCCTGCCGAAGGCCCGCCGCCGCGAAACCTTGGCGGGTTCTTCCTGTGGTGTCTTTCCGGGGCCTGGTGGCCATTGATCCTCGCCGCGGTTCTGTCGGCTGTGGCAGGCACGATGGAAGTCGTGACCGCATGGTTCCTCGGCGCCATTGTCGATGCGGCAGAGGCCGGCAACCCGTCGGCAATCCTGTCCGACCACTGGATGCTTCTCGCCGGGTTTGCGGTCTTTCTGGTCATATTGCGCCCCGTCGCATTCGGGCTGTCCGCGGCGTCGAACTCGGTCATCGTCCAACCCAACGTCCTTCCGCTTGTCCTGTCGCGGCTTCACCGCTGGACGCTGGGGCAAGCGGTGACCTTCTTCGACAATGATTTCGCCGGGCGCATCGCGCAAAAGCAGATGCAGGCGGCGCGCGCCGTGACCGACGTCGCAAGCGAATCGATCAACACCATTGCGTTCGCGCTCGCCTCGCTGGCCGGGTCGGTCGTGTTCCTGATGACGATAGATGGCTGGATGGCCCTGGCGCTCGGCGTTTGGATCGTTGCCTACCTTCTTCTCATCCGGGCGTTCCTGCCCAAGGTGCGTGGCAAGTCAGCGGCACGGGCCGGTGCGCGGGCGATGGTGACGGGGCAGGTCGTCGACACGATCACGAATATCAAGACGGTGAAGCTCTTTGCCCATGCGGAGCACGAGGACAAGGCGGCCTTGCGGGCGATGTCCGGCTTTCGCGACACGGCGCTCGATTTCGGTGTGCTTTCGGCCTGGTTCCGGTTGGCGCTGATGACCATCGCGGGTCTCCTCCCGCTGATCCTGATCGGCGGTGCGCTCTTGCTCTGGACCAGGGGCACCGCGACCACCGGGGATATCGCCGCAGCCGGAACAATCTCCATCCGCATCGCGCAGATGACCGGGTGGGTTAGTTTCACGCTCATGTCGATCTATGCCTCGATCGGCGAGGTTGAGGACGGAATCCGCACCCTAACGCCGCCGCATACGCTCACCGACGCAGCGGGCGCCGAGGAGCTTGGCCGCATCAAGGGCGAGGTCCGGTTCGACGACGTCAGCTTTGCCTATGGCCGCGCGAACGGTGGGCTCGACCATGTCAACCTGACCATCCGGCCGGGCGAAAAACTGGGGATCGTCGGTGCGTCCGGGGCGGGGAAATCGACCCTCGTCGCGCTCCTGCTCAGGCTCTATGACGCCGAGAACGGGCGAATTCTGGTCGATGGGCACGATGTGCGCGCGGTGACGCAGGAAAGCCTCCGCCGCCAGATCGCGATGGTCACGCAGGAAACCGCGATGTTCAACCGTTCCGCACGGGACAACATCTATTACGGCCGGCCCGCCGCGACCGAGGAGGAGATGATCGCTGCGGCAAAGGCCGCCGAGGCGGACGAATTCATCCACCGACTTCAGGACCACAAGGGCCGTAAGGGATACGAGGCGTATCTCGGCGAGCGCGGCGTGAAGCTTTCGGGCGGACAGCGTCAGCGGATCGCACTGGCCCGCGCCTTCCTCAAGGACGCGCCGATCCTGGTGCTGGACGAGGCGACCTCGGCACTCGACAGCGAGGTCGAGGCGCAGGTTCAGGGTGCTTTGCATCGCGTGATGCAGGGAAAGACGGTTCTCGCCATCGCACACCGGCTGTCGACGATCGCCGAGATGGACCGGATCGTCGTCCTGGATCAGGGGCGGCTGGTCGAAGAAGGCTCCCACGCCGAGCTTCTGGCCAGGGGCGGGCTCTACGCGCGGTACTGGAACCGGCAATCGGGTGGATTCATCGGAACCGAAGAGGCGGCGGAGTGA
- a CDS encoding methyltransferase domain-containing protein yields the protein MSAPSLTDHAALLRNRARALKQGADLFLHEDAAAEIEERLSEVNKTFTAPAVVTGFPGPWAEILPDARIVADEQTLALDPGSHDLVIHALSLHWANDPVGQLIQCRRALKPDGLFIGVLFGGRTLSELRASLAEAESHLAGGLSARVLPMAEIRDLGALLQRAGFALPVADAAKKTVTYATMFHLIADLRAMGEGNALSLRPRRTAPRALFPEAARVYSASFPAEGHRIAATFEMIYLTGWAPDESQQKPLRPGSATARLADALGATETPLGDKPLSGEH from the coding sequence ATGTCCGCTCCATCCCTCACCGACCACGCCGCCCTTTTGCGCAATCGCGCCCGAGCCCTGAAACAGGGCGCGGACCTCTTCCTGCACGAAGACGCCGCCGCCGAGATCGAGGAGAGGCTGAGCGAGGTTAACAAAACGTTTACGGCGCCTGCCGTGGTGACGGGATTTCCGGGCCCCTGGGCCGAAATCCTGCCCGACGCCCGGATCGTCGCGGATGAGCAAACCCTCGCCCTCGATCCCGGCTCTCATGATCTCGTCATTCATGCGCTGTCGCTGCACTGGGCGAACGATCCGGTCGGCCAGCTCATCCAGTGCCGGCGGGCGCTGAAGCCGGATGGGCTGTTCATCGGGGTTCTGTTCGGCGGCCGCACCCTGTCGGAACTGCGTGCATCTCTGGCAGAGGCCGAAAGCCACCTGGCCGGCGGGCTTTCGGCCCGGGTGCTGCCGATGGCAGAGATCCGCGATCTTGGCGCTCTGCTGCAACGGGCGGGGTTCGCACTGCCCGTCGCCGATGCGGCGAAAAAGACCGTGACTTACGCGACGATGTTCCATCTCATCGCCGATCTCCGCGCGATGGGAGAAGGCAACGCCCTGTCTCTCAGGCCGCGGCGCACCGCGCCCCGCGCGCTCTTTCCCGAAGCTGCTCGTGTCTATTCCGCGTCATTTCCCGCCGAAGGGCACCGCATCGCCGCGACGTTCGAGATGATCTATCTCACCGGGTGGGCCCCCGATGAAAGCCAGCAAAAGCCGCTCCGCCCCGGTTCGGCGACCGCGCGTCTGGCCGACGCGCTGGGCGCAACGGAGACGCCGCTCGGCGACAAGCCATTGTCCGGGGAACATTGA
- a CDS encoding L,D-transpeptidase encodes MSSHNSVRMNRRAVLASAAAASTVLAMPAFAQTGADTTEIENDLNSNIRHNISSFRSLQWQPYFSDTKKGAILVDTTSRALHFWSEDQTIYRLYPTSVPLTEDLTRRGRTEVVRKVVGPEWRPTPAMKIRNPEWPDYVGPGPDNPLGTHALYLSWEFYRIHGTHDTRKIGRRSSNGCIGLYNEHIAELFSLTQSGTQVLLI; translated from the coding sequence ATGAGCTCTCACAATTCCGTCAGAATGAACCGCCGGGCGGTGCTGGCGTCGGCTGCCGCTGCCAGCACCGTGTTGGCGATGCCGGCCTTTGCCCAGACCGGCGCAGACACGACCGAGATCGAGAACGATCTCAATTCAAACATCCGCCATAACATCTCCAGCTTCCGCTCGTTGCAGTGGCAGCCCTATTTCAGCGACACCAAGAAGGGCGCCATTCTCGTCGACACCACGTCGCGGGCGCTGCATTTCTGGTCCGAGGACCAGACGATCTATCGGCTCTACCCGACCAGCGTTCCCTTGACCGAAGACCTGACCCGTCGCGGCCGGACCGAGGTCGTCCGCAAGGTCGTCGGCCCGGAATGGCGACCGACCCCGGCGATGAAGATCCGCAATCCGGAATGGCCGGACTATGTCGGCCCTGGCCCGGACAACCCGCTTGGGACCCATGCCCTCTACCTGTCTTGGGAATTCTACCGCATCCACGGAACACACGATACGCGCAAGATCGGGCGCAGATCGTCCAATGGCTGCATCGGCTTGTATAACGAACACATCGCCGAACTGTTTTCCCTTACTCAGTCCGGCACCCAGGTGTTGCTGATCTGA
- a CDS encoding L,D-transpeptidase family protein, with protein MFNRRSIVAMAATGLLAACGGSKFRSYNGPEVTRIVVYKGERKMHLVNGTKALKSYKIGLGGNPVGAKQVEGDGKTPEGFYQIDRRNPNSTYHLSLGISYPSERDIEEAKALGKAPGGDIFIHGRARKNKGRGKDWTAGCIAVKDKEMEEIYSMVRTGTEIVILP; from the coding sequence ATGTTCAATCGCAGATCAATCGTGGCAATGGCGGCGACGGGGCTTCTCGCCGCCTGCGGCGGGTCGAAGTTCCGATCCTACAATGGCCCTGAGGTGACGCGCATCGTCGTCTACAAGGGCGAGCGCAAGATGCATCTCGTCAACGGGACGAAGGCGCTCAAAAGCTACAAGATCGGCCTTGGCGGCAATCCGGTTGGGGCCAAGCAGGTCGAAGGCGACGGCAAGACGCCTGAAGGCTTCTACCAGATCGACCGCCGCAATCCGAACAGCACCTATCACCTTTCCTTGGGCATTTCCTATCCGAGCGAGCGAGATATCGAAGAGGCGAAGGCGCTCGGCAAGGCGCCGGGCGGCGACATCTTCATTCACGGACGGGCCCGCAAGAACAAGGGTCGCGGCAAGGACTGGACGGCCGGTTGCATCGCCGTGAAGGACAAGGAGATGGAAGAAATCTATTCGATGGTCCGCACAGGCACCGAGATCGTCATCCTGCCCTGA
- a CDS encoding carbon-nitrogen hydrolase family protein — protein MKAALLQLSVTDDPAENLPVTLSLVREAALSGAGIVLTPEVTNCLSSDRAHQKIVLRHERDDPTLAALRAEAAERGIWLLIGSLALLTDGADGRFANRSFLIAPDGKIAARYDKIHMFDVNVSETEQYRESAGYRPGGEAVLAETPFARIGMSVCYDVRFPHLYRKLAKTGAEVLTVPAAFNDTTGAAHWHVLLRARAIENGAYVLAPAQTGTHAAHNGRPRRTYGHSLAVSPWGEVLVDAGTDIGVSYVEISRDEIAKARARVPSLTHDRDFEGP, from the coding sequence ATGAAAGCCGCCCTTCTTCAGCTTTCGGTGACCGACGATCCGGCAGAGAACCTGCCGGTGACGCTGTCGCTGGTGCGGGAAGCAGCGCTGAGCGGCGCGGGGATCGTCCTGACGCCGGAAGTCACGAATTGCCTTTCCTCCGACCGGGCGCATCAAAAGATCGTCCTGCGTCACGAGAGGGATGACCCGACGCTTGCCGCGCTTCGCGCGGAAGCGGCAGAGCGGGGCATCTGGCTCCTGATCGGGTCGCTCGCGCTCTTGACCGATGGCGCGGACGGGCGCTTTGCCAACCGGTCGTTCCTGATCGCGCCGGATGGCAAGATCGCGGCCCGCTACGACAAGATCCACATGTTCGACGTGAACGTGTCCGAGACGGAGCAATACCGCGAATCGGCCGGGTACCGGCCCGGCGGTGAAGCGGTTCTGGCCGAAACACCGTTCGCGCGAATCGGCATGAGCGTCTGCTACGATGTCCGGTTCCCGCATCTCTACCGCAAGCTCGCCAAGACAGGGGCAGAGGTCCTGACCGTGCCCGCCGCCTTCAACGACACGACCGGCGCGGCGCACTGGCATGTCCTTCTGCGCGCCCGCGCGATTGAGAATGGGGCCTATGTGCTCGCCCCGGCCCAGACCGGAACACATGCCGCCCATAACGGCCGCCCGCGCCGGACCTACGGACATTCGCTGGCGGTGTCGCCCTGGGGCGAGGTGTTGGTGGACGCCGGAACCGACATCGGTGTCAGCTATGTCGAGATCTCCCGCGACGAAATCGCGAAAGCCCGTGCCCGGGTGCCGTCGCTGACCCATGACCGGGATTTCGAGGGGCCATGA
- a CDS encoding CAP domain-containing protein, translated as MTRLLSFCLVAVLALAGCVTTPPQLGPDGRPLPKAYIIKPGDESRVTYSMIDSINSLRAAASAAPLSPNPLLTAAAATHSRDMAVQNRPWHFGSDGSSPLLRVQRTGYQGQMLGENISETYETELETLSAWMELADTRAVILDPAARDVGFAWFQEPGGKIWWTLVTGG; from the coding sequence ATGACACGTTTGCTTTCCTTCTGCCTTGTGGCGGTCCTGGCACTGGCCGGATGTGTCACCACGCCTCCGCAACTCGGCCCGGACGGCAGACCCCTGCCCAAGGCTTACATCATCAAGCCCGGCGACGAGAGTCGTGTGACCTATTCCATGATCGACTCGATCAACTCCCTCCGGGCCGCCGCCAGTGCCGCGCCCTTGTCACCTAACCCGCTGCTGACCGCCGCTGCCGCGACCCATTCGCGCGACATGGCGGTTCAGAACCGGCCGTGGCACTTCGGTTCCGACGGGTCTTCGCCGCTTCTGCGCGTTCAGCGCACGGGGTATCAGGGGCAGATGCTGGGCGAGAATATCTCTGAGACCTACGAGACCGAGCTTGAGACGCTTTCGGCCTGGATGGAACTGGCGGATACCCGCGCTGTGATCCTTGACCCGGCCGCCCGCGACGTCGGTTTCGCCTGGTTCCAGGAACCCGGCGGCAAGATCTGGTGGACACTGGTCACCGGCGGCTAA
- the grxC gene encoding glutaredoxin 3 translates to MPRIEIYTTPWCPYCVSARRLLETKGAAFEETDVSGNPTMRATMMQRANGRHTVPQIFIGGQHIGGSDDLHALDRAGKLDPLLAA, encoded by the coding sequence ATGCCACGCATCGAAATCTACACCACGCCCTGGTGCCCCTACTGCGTCTCGGCCAGACGGCTACTGGAGACGAAGGGCGCCGCCTTCGAAGAAACCGACGTGTCGGGCAATCCCACGATGCGAGCCACGATGATGCAGCGCGCCAACGGTCGCCACACTGTGCCGCAGATCTTTATCGGCGGTCAGCATATCGGTGGGTCCGATGATCTCCATGCGCTCGACCGGGCGGGCAAACTCGACCCCCTGCTGGCGGCCTGA
- a CDS encoding MarR family winged helix-turn-helix transcriptional regulator, translating to MSVPDQNDPLAVALFSEVFMADQLARNRISRALPKGMELSHFSVLNHLAHLNDERSPAQLADTFHVTRGAMTNTLAKLEWAGHVHIRPDWDDARRKFVSISPAGRAARDAAVAAITPVIGDVVRAIGPEKVRAVLPILRDIRLRLGES from the coding sequence ATGAGCGTACCGGACCAGAACGATCCGCTCGCTGTCGCGCTCTTTTCAGAGGTCTTCATGGCGGATCAGCTGGCGCGAAACCGTATCAGCCGGGCGCTGCCGAAGGGGATGGAGCTTAGCCACTTCTCGGTTCTGAACCACCTGGCGCATCTGAATGACGAACGCTCTCCGGCGCAATTGGCCGATACCTTCCACGTGACGCGGGGGGCCATGACCAACACCTTGGCCAAGCTGGAATGGGCCGGCCATGTTCATATCCGTCCCGATTGGGACGACGCGCGGCGCAAGTTCGTGTCGATCAGTCCCGCAGGACGCGCGGCCCGCGACGCGGCGGTTGCGGCAATCACGCCCGTCATCGGCGATGTCGTTAGGGCGATCGGGCCCGAGAAAGTGCGCGCGGTATTGCCTATCCTGCGCGACATCCGGCTGCGGCTTGGCGAAAGCTAG
- a CDS encoding double zinc ribbon domain-containing protein, translated as MQSALALLFPPQCISCGEPTISDFGLCGACWSGTPFISGLVCDRCGTPLPGEDEGRAEYCDDCMTLARPWERGRSVVLYKDNGRKLVLALKHGDRLDLARPAGDWLLRAARPILKADMLVAPVPLHWTRLFRRRFNQSALLSRALARRAAFEHCPDLLVRARRTESQDGRDRDGRFANVSGAIQPHPRRRDRMRGRDILLVDDVMTSGATLAAAADACLGAGAGSVSVVTLARVAKDS; from the coding sequence ATGCAAAGCGCGCTGGCCCTCCTTTTCCCGCCCCAATGCATTTCCTGCGGCGAACCCACGATCAGCGACTTCGGTCTCTGCGGCGCCTGCTGGAGCGGCACACCCTTCATCTCGGGCCTCGTCTGCGATCGCTGCGGAACACCCCTGCCGGGGGAGGACGAAGGCCGGGCGGAATACTGCGATGATTGCATGACGCTGGCCCGGCCGTGGGAAAGGGGGCGTTCGGTCGTTCTTTACAAGGACAACGGGCGCAAGCTGGTGCTGGCGCTGAAGCATGGCGACAGGCTGGATCTTGCCCGGCCGGCGGGCGACTGGCTGTTGCGCGCGGCCCGGCCGATCCTGAAGGCCGACATGCTCGTGGCGCCGGTGCCGCTCCATTGGACACGACTGTTCCGCCGCAGGTTCAATCAGTCGGCGCTCTTGTCCCGCGCGCTGGCGCGGCGTGCCGCGTTCGAGCATTGCCCTGACCTTCTGGTCCGCGCGCGGCGCACCGAAAGCCAGGACGGCCGGGATCGTGACGGGCGTTTCGCCAACGTCTCCGGCGCGATCCAGCCCCATCCCCGCCGCCGCGACCGCATGCGCGGCCGTGACATCCTGCTTGTCGATGATGTGATGACCTCCGGCGCCACGCTTGCCGCCGCCGCCGATGCCTGTCTTGGCGCGGGTGCCGGTTCCGTTTCGGTTGTGACACTGGCGCGCGTTGCGAAGGATTCCTAA
- a CDS encoding class I SAM-dependent RNA methyltransferase has product MKLTVERLGHLGDGIAPGPVFVPMALPGEVVEGDVTDGRMADPRIVTPSPARVRPACPHYRACGGCSLMHASEDFVADWKAGVVRTALAAQGLEAPFRPVMTSPPQSRRRATLSGRRTKKGALVGFHGRASGTIVEIPGCRLLHPALIAALPLLNEVTMLGASRKGEVALTVTVTEGGLDLAVSDGKPLEQSLFLVLAALTERAGLARIVWNGEPVVSRHPAAQRFGNARVVPPAGAFLQATEAGEAALVAAVRDAVGGAKRIADLFAGSGTFSLPLADRAEIHAVEGEAAMLAALDAGWRQAPGLHRVTTETRDLFRRPLLPDELKRFDAVVIDPPRAGAEAQARELAGSSVAVIAAVSCNPVTFARDARLLADGGFAIDWIQVVDQFRWSPHVELVARFSR; this is encoded by the coding sequence GTGAAGCTGACGGTCGAACGCCTCGGCCATCTCGGCGACGGCATTGCGCCGGGGCCTGTCTTCGTGCCGATGGCGCTGCCGGGCGAGGTGGTGGAAGGTGATGTGACGGACGGTCGGATGGCCGACCCCAGGATCGTCACACCGTCGCCCGCGCGGGTGAGACCAGCCTGTCCGCACTACCGCGCCTGCGGAGGTTGCAGCCTGATGCATGCCTCGGAGGATTTCGTCGCCGATTGGAAGGCGGGCGTGGTGCGGACCGCTCTGGCCGCGCAGGGGCTGGAGGCGCCGTTCCGCCCGGTCATGACCTCACCACCGCAGTCGCGCCGCAGGGCGACGCTGTCGGGCCGGCGCACAAAGAAGGGCGCATTGGTCGGTTTCCACGGCCGCGCGTCCGGCACGATTGTCGAGATACCGGGTTGCCGGCTCTTGCATCCGGCCCTCATTGCGGCGCTGCCGCTTTTGAACGAGGTCACGATGCTTGGCGCCTCGCGCAAGGGCGAGGTCGCGCTGACGGTCACAGTGACAGAGGGCGGGCTCGACCTGGCGGTGTCGGACGGAAAACCGCTTGAACAGAGCCTGTTTTTGGTGCTTGCAGCGTTGACGGAGCGCGCCGGTCTCGCCCGCATCGTCTGGAACGGGGAACCGGTCGTCAGCCGGCATCCGGCGGCACAGCGTTTCGGCAATGCCCGCGTGGTGCCACCCGCCGGCGCGTTCCTCCAGGCGACGGAGGCCGGAGAGGCGGCGCTTGTGGCCGCGGTGCGCGATGCGGTTGGCGGCGCGAAACGGATTGCCGACCTTTTTGCCGGATCCGGCACGTTCAGCCTGCCACTCGCCGACCGTGCCGAGATTCATGCCGTCGAGGGCGAGGCGGCAATGCTCGCGGCGCTGGATGCCGGCTGGCGGCAGGCCCCTGGCCTTCACCGCGTCACCACCGAGACGCGTGACCTCTTCCGGCGCCCGCTGCTCCCGGACGAGCTGAAGCGCTTCGACGCCGTCGTGATCGACCCGCCCCGCGCGGGAGCGGAGGCGCAGGCGCGCGAGCTTGCCGGATCGTCGGTGGCGGTTATTGCTGCCGTGTCCTGCAACCCCGTCACCTTCGCCCGCGACGCGCGTCTTCTCGCGGACGGCGGATTCGCGATCGACTGGATTCAGGTCGTCGATCAGTTCCGCTGGTCGCCGCATGTGGAACTCGTGGCCCGGTTCAGCCGCTGA
- the hemH gene encoding ferrochelatase — protein MKDQTDRPGEGRLAHAPADHPPVARPRIGILLANLGTPDGYDFWPMRRYLSEFLSDKRVIDYPVWKWQPLLQLIILSKRPFSSGANYKSIWNHELNESPLMTITKAQTAKLRTAVEERYGDGVMVEFCMRYGNPSTESVVRRMVEAGCEKIVFLPLYPHYAGATSATANDQLFRALMKEKRQPAARIVPEYFDHPLYIKALAQSVERAYAAIDRRPDVLVASYHGMPKRYLLEGDPYHCQCQKTSRLLREALGWDKGAIDTTFQSVFGPEEWLRPYTVEHVAELAKAGKKRIAVISPAFSADCIETLEEIQGEIREAFEHAGGESFTYIPCLNDDDAHIAALMAVLGDNLAGWVA, from the coding sequence ATGAAAGACCAGACCGATCGCCCCGGTGAGGGACGCCTTGCCCATGCGCCCGCCGACCATCCGCCGGTTGCGCGCCCGCGGATCGGCATTCTTTTGGCCAATCTCGGCACACCGGACGGTTACGACTTCTGGCCAATGCGGCGCTACCTGAGCGAATTCCTGTCCGACAAGCGGGTGATCGACTATCCAGTCTGGAAGTGGCAGCCGCTTCTGCAGCTCATCATCCTGTCGAAGCGCCCGTTCAGTTCGGGTGCCAACTACAAGTCGATCTGGAACCACGAGTTGAACGAAAGTCCCTTGATGACCATCACCAAGGCACAAACGGCAAAGCTGAGAACGGCCGTTGAGGAGCGGTATGGCGACGGCGTGATGGTGGAGTTCTGCATGCGCTACGGCAATCCCTCGACCGAAAGTGTCGTCCGCCGGATGGTCGAGGCGGGCTGCGAGAAGATCGTGTTCCTGCCGCTTTACCCTCACTATGCGGGCGCCACCTCGGCGACGGCGAACGATCAGCTCTTCCGCGCCCTGATGAAGGAAAAGCGCCAGCCTGCCGCGCGGATCGTGCCGGAGTATTTCGATCACCCGCTCTATATCAAGGCGCTCGCGCAATCGGTCGAACGGGCCTATGCGGCGATCGACCGCCGGCCGGATGTTCTGGTCGCCTCCTATCACGGGATGCCGAAGCGCTACTTGTTGGAAGGCGACCCCTATCACTGCCAGTGCCAGAAAACCTCGCGGCTTTTGCGTGAGGCGCTGGGCTGGGACAAGGGAGCGATCGACACGACCTTCCAGTCCGTCTTCGGTCCGGAAGAATGGCTGCGGCCTTATACCGTCGAACATGTCGCCGAACTTGCAAAGGCCGGAAAAAAGCGGATCGCGGTGATCTCGCCCGCGTTCTCGGCGGACTGTATCGAGACGCTGGAGGAGATACAGGGCGAGATCCGCGAAGCGTTCGAGCATGCCGGCGGCGAAAGCTTCACCTATATTCCCTGCCTCAATGACGATGACGCCCACATCGCCGCGCTGATGGCGGTTCTGGGCGACAACCTCGCCGGCTGGGTCGCCTGA